A window from Primulina eburnea isolate SZY01 chromosome 2, ASM2296580v1, whole genome shotgun sequence encodes these proteins:
- the LOC140823234 gene encoding hexokinase-3-like, protein MGKVVVGLAAGCAVAACVAAAVMVGRRVKRRMGWRRVLRVVKELEEGCATPVGRLRQVVDAMAVEMHAGLASEGGSKLKMLLTYVHDLPTGNEKGTFYALHLGGTNFRVLRVQLGGQRSAIIGHDVDRQPIPEPLMTSTSEELFDFIAAPLKVFVGKGDNVSELSKLGKRELGFTFSFPVKQISFSSGLLIKWTKGFAIEDTVGRDVSQCLQHALSRKGLDIQVTALINDTVGTLAVGHYHDEDTLVAVIIGTGTNACYLERADAIIKSQGLLTTSRDMVVNVEWGNFWSSHLPRTSYDFDLDAESPNPNDQGFEKMISGMYLGDIARRVILRMSQELDVFGPDSSKLHVPFILRTPLMAAMHEDESPDLREVSRVLKDILEIPDVPLNIRKLIVKVCDIVTCRAARLAAAGIVGILKKIGRDGSGGVAGGKAGPKVGSQFKMKRTVVAIEGGLYTNYTLFREYLNEAMAQILGEDVAPYVIIKVTEDGSDIRRISSRVIEDIAPRIRGDSKCA, encoded by the exons atgggGAAAGTAGTGGTGGGGTTGGCGGCGGGGTGTGCAGTGGCCGCGTGTGTAGCGGCGGCTGTGATGGTGGGGAGGAGGGTGAAGAGGAGGATGGGATGGAGGAGAGTTCTGAGGGTGGTGAAGGAGCTGGAGGAAGGTTGTGCCACCCCGGTGGGGAGGCTGCGCCAGGTTGTGGATGCCATGGCGGTTGAGATGCACGCAGGGCTTGCTTCCGAGGGAGGTTCGAAGCTCAAGATGCTCCTCACTTACGTTCACGATCTTCCTACCGG GAATGAGAAAGGAACCTTTTATGCTCTGCATCTTGGTGGTACCAACTTTCGAGTCTTGCGGGTTCAGCTAGGAGGCCAAAGGTCTGCTATTATTGGACATGACGTAGATCGACAACCCATTCCCGAGCCTTTGATGACTAGCACGAGTGAG GAGCTTTTTGATTTCATAGCTGCACCATTGAAGGTTTTTGTTGGAAAGGGTGATAACGTTTCTGAGCTTTCAAAGTTGGGAAAGAGGGAACTGGGCTTCACATTTTCGTTTCCGGTGAAACAAATTTCTTTTTCATCAGGACTTCTAATCAAATGGACGAAAGGATTCGCTATAGAAGACACG GTTGGAAGAGATGTTTCTCAGTGCCTACAACATGCATTGTCTCGAAAAGGCCTGGATATTCAAGTGACTGCACTT ATAAATGATACCGTAGGGACCTTGGCTGTGGGTCATTATCATGATGAGGACACATTGGTTGCTGTGATAATTGGGACAGGTACTAATGCCTGTTATTTGGAAAGAGCAGATGCGATAATCAAGTCTCAAGGCCTCCTTACTACTTCAAGAGACATG GTGGTCAACGTAGAATGGGGTAATTTTTGGTCGTCACATTTGCCTAGAACATCATACGATTTTGACTTGGATGCTGAGAGTCCTAACCCAAATGATCAG GGTTTTGAGAAAATGATATCAGGGATGTACCTAGGAGATATTGCACGCAGAGTGATTCTAAGAATGTCTCAGGAGTTGGATGTGTTTGGACCTGATTCTTCTAAATTACACGTGCCCTTCATCTTGAG GACTCCTTTAATGGCTGCCATGCACGAGGATGAATCCCCTGACTTAAGGGAGGTATCCAGAGTCTTAAAAGACATCTTGGAG ATCCCTGATGTTCCCCTTAACATTCGCAAGCTTATTGTAAAGGTATGCGATATAGTGACCTGCAGAGCCGCCAGATTGGCTGCTGCAGGAATCGTGGGAATACTGAAAAAGATCGGCCGCGATGGGAGTGGTGGAGTCGCTGGTGGGAAAGCCGGACCCAAAGTAGGAAGCCAATTCAAGATGAAAAGAACGGTGGTGGCGATTGAGGGGGGTTTATATACGAACTATACATTGTTCAGAGAGTATCTAAACGAGGCGATGGCACAAATACTAGGTGAGGATGTTGCTCCTTATGTCATAATTAAAGTGACTGAAGATGGATCAG ATATTAGGCGAATATCCAGCCGTGTTATTGAAGATATTGCACCAAGGATCAGGGGCGATTCGAAATGTGCATAG